DNA sequence from the Eptesicus fuscus isolate TK198812 chromosome 7, DD_ASM_mEF_20220401, whole genome shotgun sequence genome:
AGGTGGTGTTGTATACCACCATCAGGAATAAGTAATCCCTGTTTATCTTCTTTCTGTGATGTTAACAGCCATTGTTGCTCTTTGCTAAGatctattaatttattaagtattgAAAAGATAAATCATTACTTCGATTTTAGCTGAAATACTTTTACAAAGAGACCATTCTTCCTCAACAATGATTGGTTGTGCTGACATACAGTTTGTATAGGAGAGGCAAAATAAAAGCTTGGTTGTTTCTCTTCTAAGTTTTCAAAAAGATCCCTAACATTCTTCAAAGAAGATTATATATATGATCGtccatacatactagtatatgtacatacatactagtatatgtacatacatactagtatatgtacatgtatatattttataaactcctggatttaaatatatttgatgtcTTACAATTTATTGCAACTACTATACTTACTGATACCCAATTCATTCTGTTTTTGATACAAAAGTTTATTCATTTTGGCCCCAGAGTCCTTATGACAAGTTAGGTACAAGGTTCATCTTACATTTTTTTGTATCTGGCTCCTAGTTCTTTTTAGTGGACGtacataaatagaaaatatggttatttttgttttgttttgtttaaataagaCTCATCATAAGTTCAAGCTAATACTTATAATTCAAATTAGGAAAGATATGGTTTTTACTTTAACTAATgtcatttctgtttctctcctgcCATGCCCCAAATAGTAGTTTACAATGCCACCAATATAATCACTCATTTGCTTTATCCCATACTACATATACAATGGTCTTAGAGTATTATCAACACTACCACTgattttttaatgactgaaaagtgtgtttttttttaagttcttttgtCCCCATTAGGGATGTAGAATCAAACTCTATGCTTTAAAGACACTTGTGATAGTTCTTCTGTGGGAGGTTATGCCATCAACAGTCTGCACATTGaggtttcattttctttactttcaatGTTTGGTATTTGCtctttgtatttaattattttaaattattatgtaaAATACTTACATTTCCAAAGTTACATATTCCAAACAAGGTATCAAAAAAATagtctgtatctctctctctcccactctattccttccttcttcttatagttcagtatttcttttttaactctgTGGTTTGtccttttactgatttttaaaatagaagcgcaaatatacacacattcatatgtaaacacacacatgtgtatatatattcctATATTTGGAAAATTACACAACACCAAAATATAgagacttttaaaattcttttatacAGCTGCATAATAATCCATTATATGAACACATTATAATTTATTCAACTATTCCCTATTGGcgaatatttaaattgtttgcaGGATTTTGTCATTATGAATGGTGCTCCTATGAATAGCCTTGATcacaagtatttttatatttttgagtggTGTAATTttgggataaattcctaaaaatggGGATCTATGTAAATTTTCTAGttcatattttgaaaagtattttaaaagtcagACTTAGAATTCAAATATAatcattattgttttgtttttgataaaGGGTTTTGAATTAGTagatttaaaatttgtttgtgGGGCAGAGCAATGAGAAGTCATGATTTTCCTAGGGGAACCATATACTATTTCTccataaaatagtaataaatttaaATCCATCAAAGAAACCAGAAGCAATTTTAAAGGCAATAACCATAACTATATTATATGCATGCAATATAAAATCACAACCATGAGCATAAATGTCCCAGGAAAAAACAAAGATGTTAAATTAGACCTCATCAGCTGTTTCCGAGTTTTTCATTCAGTTTCATTTGGCCATAGATTATTCTGCTTTCTGTTAGTGTACTACTTGGCTTTGTGTATGACGTGATTAAAAATTAATGGTTTTAACTACCATTTCTGAGAAGTGAGTGATTTAATAGTGTTACACTGGAAGTGTCATGATTTCTATATATCTGCTCCAAGCAAAAGAGACTATTCCAGCAAAAGAGGCTTTAAAACTTCAATATCCATCATCGTAACATCAAGACTGCTGATCTCAGGGAGAAAACTCTGCTGCCAGGTAGAGTATAGAGAGAATCAAGCAGCTGTGTTTTCATAGATGTCTATTAGCAATATCTTAATTTACacctaaccattgagcaaacaaTTAAAAGATTAGCAAATATTCCAGCATATACCATACCATAATAATTTGAAACAACAATAGATAATCTGAGATAAATGCAAGAGGATCAATGTTGAAACAAAGTGGTTTTCTTGGTCACTTCAATTAAATTCTAGCAAGTTATTTAGTAAAAACAAACTAGACAagtttctgtatttatttgtCCCCTTTAACTTTATTATACATCTCAGGGATTGACAAACTTTTTGTAAAAGTTCAGATAGCAAATGTTTAGACTTTGTGAGCTAAGGCACAAAATCAAGTATGTTATATAGGTACTTATAtaataagaggaaaaaaacaaatctccacatttttattgatgaaatTCAAAAGATAACAATAATGATAGAGCACAATTTTGCTTTTGTAATTCAGATCTACTAGTGAGAAGAAAGGAATTTTATTCAAAGGATAATGTTGCTTAATTGAGCTTCAAGGTTAGTGTTCCCAATCATCAAAAAATTGcaagctagaggcctggtacatgaaaattcatgcactggaggggggttccctcagcctgacctgccccgctggggggctgaggggactgggggactccggaggcaggcagaCGGCAAGGCCAGGCCTTGCCGCGCTCCTGCCACCccagcgaggctgaggggactgggcaccgccatcttgtggctatgggcattgccatctttgagggcgtgacagtaaattagcatattccctccttattggctgtgggcactgccatctttgaggtcgtggcagtcaattagcatattccctccttattggctatgggagCCACCAacttttgtgatggtgtgagggtcaattagcatattccctctttattagacaggatgtaCATTAGTAAGAACCTCTTTTAGCTTGTGGGCCAAACAAAAATAGGTAGCAGGCCAGATCTGGCCCAAAGGCCACAGTGCACTGACCTCTGGCCTAGATAATTACATGTTGGTATGGGCTCAGTCAGTTCAAAAATCTTTCTACGTTCTTTACAAGCCCTAACTTAAAGACTCCTCACTAAAATACAAACTGCAAGGTAGGGATTCATTTGTCTATTCATTGATGTATATCAAGAAGCTGGCATAGAGGAAGCcctttgtaaatatttcttttatgaagcaatgaataaaatattttctgttattttatgtaTAGACATTTGGGTTAGGTAAAACCTAACTAACTCTTAAAAATCAAGATTCTGGGAGTCCACAGTGAAAAAGAACAAGGAATCCTATTTCACTTACTTCTGGGCATTCCAGTTGTTTGGCCCACAAACAATCATGACTACAAGTGACTGGCCTACTCAAGTGAGAGCATGCTCCATGTCTAAagaaaatttaaccttttgcactcagatgtcgagtgtgactcgacatggttagcattagaataaaggaatcgagaaaaaagcaagcgagtgcaaagggttaacagaAGGACATCTTAAAATAGGGGTAACtgaatgcatttaatttttttgacaATTAACAAATAACCATTTGTTTTTGGTGATATCATATTGGTGAttcagagaaaattaatttcaaaactaTTATTCTAAGACATTAGCCACAAAATGCTATTAAACTCACAACTTTAGCTTTGAACTCATTAATAGAAGCTACAATCTTTGTACTATAAATATCCACACATCTTGTTACTCATATTTTATCACTGGAAAAGAGGAGACTTACACCTGCCTCCAGAACAAATAGAATTTTTAGAATCAGAGGAtagttcaaatatttttctagttcaGTCTACTTTAAACATAATGAAAAGGAGAGAGCAAAAGTTGGTGGTTTGCCTGTGTGTCTCATGTCAGTTAGTGGCAAAGCTACCATTAGACCAATTCTTAGTTCTCAACTCCAACTATGTTGCCATGAAAGATGagttataaagaaaagtaaattacaTTCTACTAGTTATCAAGTTTATAGATTTAGTAGCTCAATGATTTAGCAAATCCCTTATTTTCATGATTAATACAACCCTTAGAAAGATAATATATACAACTGTTTCAGCAAACACTAACAAAACTTTTACATTTGGGCCAGTAATAATGTTGTCTGTTTTACATTCAATATGCCAATAGTCAGaaattgattaatttttatgaaacacTTGGTTGGGAGCAGGGTGCAGATGATTATTTCAAAAGAACAGACTGGGCACAGTTTGGGAACCAACTTGATTACAGAGGCACTAAGGCTATCCAAATATTTGTTCCTTGTCCCATCTGTCTCCCTAAGGCAGCACATTGCaaatgagagggggaaggccaagTTCACACACCCAGtgtggcattttttaaatttagttataaCTCTTGCTGTCATACTGATGATATAACATATTACCACTAATCTGATAAAATTATAACGCACTAGAATGAATGCTGTTTTAATTGCATAACGTTGTAGATGCTTTACACGTGTCTGAATTAAACCTCATAACAACTATATAAAGGAGCAGGTGCCATAGTTCACAAGAATAGCCTAAATTCTTCATCTCTCCCTGCATCCATGTCCATGTGCCATGTGACTTTGCAGTTCTCACTAATGAGGTTGTCTAGTTCCTAGCACTTTAATCCTGCAGTCAGAAATATGCCTTCCTTTGGCCAATAGAATCTTAGTGGGTGTGATAAATGCAGAATCTTCAGAAGGTGCTTAGAtggttccttttcctttcttactCTGCCATGGCCATAACATATGGGGCTAGCCTACTGGAGCCAGAGTCAGCAAAGTTTTTCTGTAAAAGACCAAATAGCACATCTTTTTGGTTTTGTGGGCCATGTGATCTCTACTGCAACAATTCAACTACTCAACTCTACCATCGTGACACAAAAGTAACCATATAAGATgtgaaaatgaatgaacacaagtgtgttccaataaaatgttATTCACAAAAACAGCCCATGGGCAGGATTTGATTGATGAGCCACAGTTTTCTGACCCTTGGACTAGAGAATGAGACACAGAGTTGAGTTGCCTCAGTAATACTAGTTGAGGTCCTTTGGAATCAGCCAAACTCCAGTCAATTCCCAGCTATGTGAGTCAGCCTCCAGGAGAACTGCCTGGCCAACTTGTAGCGTAGCTTCTAGCAGACACATGAGCAAACCCAACCAACGTTAGCTCAACTTTGCAAAATCATTTGCAAAGCCATTGAGTCATGGGTGATTGCAAACGCTTATTAATACAATTGTTCAAGTATTAATTTTGTCACTTTAGAACAAAAGATGGGGCTTAAGGAGGTTAAATACCTTAGTCATTCTCTCAGGCACAGAAAGTATCAGAGCCAAGACTCCAAAATCCAGTGTCCTACTACACAAAACGGTTTCAGTCCTTTACTCTCCCCTTTATTTTAGGTGTGTTTGCTTATATAGAGGTGTAGGTATAGATAACTTAGGTTAATATATGAAGAATTTTAGGCAGCTACATCTCACTCTCCACTGATTCCCCTCTTAGCTTTTAGCTATTAAGAGTCATGTCACCCTGGCTTAAAGtttggaatattttctttaaattgctgCCTCAGACCCCCTTGTGATGTATCATAGTCTATATTGTCCTGGTTCATATTTTCCAAAACTTCAGTAAAAGGAAATAACTTAAATGGCCCACTCTTGCACACAgctcctctctctccatttcaCGGCTCCCATTTTATGCAGGGCTGTCAGGGCTTTCTGAATTAAATGTGACTTAGGGCCTGCGCTTGCTGACTGAGGAGGCTCATAGGTCCTATAGCTCATCCACAATCTTGTACTTGAGCTGTCAAGCGTGAGAGATTGGTGCCAAATTCAACCCAACATAGCCCCTTCCCAGTAGTCTGCCTTCAACAACTCCTCCTTGTCAAACCCAACAGTTTACATAGGATATATAGTGAATAAAATGCCCTGAAAGATACGAATGTAGAGGTGCTTCCTCCGCTGATAGCAGGAACACCTATCAGCTTCCCACAGGGCTGACatttcaggctggcaggggagagatgATCATAGGATTTTTGTGCTGCTGTTTCTAAATGGATTGTAGAGACTCCCAAGGCAAATTGCCTCACTCCTCACCATCTGCCTCCAAGAAGAGGGGGGTGTGATGCAACTAACTATGCAattcaaaaaacttttttttttttttttggtatttataaAGTAGAATCCTCAGGTGAGTGGTTTATAGAATCCATGCAGGATTCCCTAGGCTTGAGTTGCTCTCTGCCTTAAAGTTTAATGTTTAAGGCACCAGAAACTTCATGCCCCTCTAACTGCCTGGAGAAATGTCGGGCTTTAGAGTCATTAAATGTTAGTGGGAGGGTAGCTGTTGGTGGTGCTTAGGTGTGTCTTGAGGAACCAGAGATTCTATAATGACTCTGAGAGTTAACCTCCTAGCTGAACACAGCATAGTCATGCCAAGTCACTAGCAGCCAGGTTAATAAGATCCAAGAGGTAGACTCTTTGTGTTTTAATATGGTGAAAGGAAGCATGTTTTAATCAAAAGAGAtattgtacactgagtggccagattattatgatctctgaatgcataataatcttgccattcagtgtatatcctatgtaataaaaggctaatatgaaaattgtccctcgaccagttcaaccagcaggcaggccggccaactgcccatgtcccctccccctggccaggctggccggaccccacccatgcacgaattcatgcaccgggcctctaatatacacacacacacatacatacatacatacacacacatacacacacacatacacacatacatacatacacacatacacacacacacacacatacatacatacacacaaacacacacacactgagtggccatattattatgcattcagagatcataataatctggccactcagtgtatagccaaGGAAACAGCaagtaagaatataaaaataagcattgACTGTGTCTGTCTAAAGCACACACAATGGTGAGGGGGCTTGTGTTATTGTGATCTTGCCAGTCCCATTTGCAAGACTCTTCCTAGTGTGGAGATGAATGCAGGGTGCTATAGACAATGAACTGTATTTTACTTACATTCATGAGATCACCTGTCTTGAAATGGATGTGTCAGAGTAACTTAGTTTTATGCCATTTAATATTTGACTCATCGAGCTCTCTTTGGTAGAGTCTCATACTCACCAAGCGTGCTTTTTTATCACATGAGCCAACCTGCAATGTGCAAAGCACTGAGTCATGGAGTAACTTTGGTTCCTTTGGTCTCACTCCCTCAGAGAAAATCAACACAGACCTTCTGATCATGATTTAGCTTCCAAGGCAGCTTGACCACAGGGGCAGAATGTCTGTCTGATCCTGGGATTTAGACCATCAGACCATGAAACAGTTACAAGACAGCATTTCATGAATTCCCTGCCattcctctttcttaaaaaaaaaaaaatgtatttttattgatttcagagaggaaagaagagagatagaaacatcaatgatgagagagaatcattgattggctgcctcctacaggcccccaaactggggatcaagcccgcaacctggacatgtgccctgaccaggaatcaaatcgtgatctcctgattcatacgTCGACACTAAATCACTGAGTAATGCCGGCTAGGCCAACCTATACTTCTCAAAAAATGTGAAGGCCATAAAAGGCAAAGGGAAAAATAGTTAAAGAactctttcattttattgaaaactaAATACAAATGATAACCAAATGCTATGTGGCTTCTGTTTGATTCCTGAATCAAAAATAAAGCAGTTATAAAGGACATTAATGAAAATTAGAGAAATTTAAATATgagttattatgcattcagagatcataataatctggccactcagtgagtgtgtgtgtgtgtgtgtgtgtgtgtgtgtgtgtgtgtgttagaggcccggtgcatgaattcatgcatgggtggggtctggccagcttggccaggggaaggggacatgggtggttggctagcCTGCCTTCTGAtcgaactcctagtcgaggggacaatttccatattagccttttattatatagaatagacactgagtggccagattattatacgttcagagatcataataatctggccactcagtgtatatttcctacctatataataaaaggctaatatgcaaattgaccaaatggcaaaacaaccggtcactatgacatgcactgaccaccagggggcagatgctcaatgcaggagctgccccctggtggtcagtgcgctcccacaggggatgtgccactcagccagaaatcaggctcatggctggtgagtgcagtggtggtggcgggagcatctcccacctccatggcagcgctaaggatgtccgactgccagcttaggcccgctctccatggggagcgggcctaagctgtcagtcagacatcccccaagggctcccggactgcgagagggtgcaggctgggctgagggacatccctccccccccccagtgcatgaatttcgtgcaccaggcctctaaaatatatataatatatacacacacatatacatatatatatatgtgtgtgtgtgtgtgtgtatatatatatatatatatacacacacacacacatatatatatatgaatgttattgtattaatattaaatttcttgGGTGTGATAATGGTATTGTGGTTATTTAAAGATTGTCCTGTTCATAGGAAACATGTGGTGAAGTATACTGACATCTGCAACTTACCTTCAGATTGTTCAGAAAAAACATTTAGTTTAGTTAACTAaagcaaatatagcaaaatgttaacaattagtAAATCTAAATGAAAGACATATGAAGGTTCATTGTATTACTTTACACTTTTCCATAGGTTTGAAGCTTTTGAAAATACAAgttggaaaaaatgaaactaaatgaaattattctttaaattctttatttcataCATCCATTTCAGCAATATTGAAATAGGTTTCTCATACATGCACTCACTCTttttatagctttaaaatatgaaatggtGAATGAATGTTACAAATTATAATCAAAATGTATAACCAAGTACTTTTAGAATAAGATAACAGATTTAAGAATTGCGTTAAATTTCTAGTGCAAATATAACACAAGAGTAAAGGACATTGGTGATGTTAAGATTCAGTCTAGGTTCCCCCCATCTTAatttctctgctccctcccacttaaaatcttaaaaagttttcattataAATTGGAAATACAGAATTCTTAGAAAATAATAGGGTGATGAGTTTTATGATTCTCCTTACAGGTACAATCTAGTCTTCAGCAATCTGTAAGCCATTGACAAAGTAACTCCATAGCCAACAAAAAAAGCCAAAGCACGATTTGGCTGGGGAAGGGGTAACAAATATGAAATTGTGTGGTAGATCCGTGCTCCAACAAAGAGTCTGAAGTGCAGGATAGCTGTAGAGAGATCTGGACCACTTAAGGAATACAGAAGGCCAATCCCAAGAAATGGCACAATATTTTCAAGGTCATTCAGGTGGGCCCTGTGGAAAAAGATGACTAGtaaaacactaattttaaaatcagcagAAGCATattcatttctccctctcctctacaACTAAACGTGTGTTAATGAATCTGAAAAATGCAAAGACGGAtccattttatttctctcaaatTGCCTTGCTTCCTTACCTACCTGGTTTTTATTTAGAAGGactcattatttttgtttctttttatttttagtgtatcTCGGCATATAACAGAGAAGGCACTTCCTACTTTCAAGAATATTAAAACTGTATCTATATAGTAAATCTCACTTTATTTTTGTAGATATGAAATACTGTTTCTTACAGGGTTCATACAATAGCAACTCAAGATTCTTCTTATAAAAACTCTTCCTCCCAAAGCAAGATAATCCTTTAGATTATGATCTTTCTAAAGACTCCTCCCTCACTTCTGCTAGTCTTACTGAGACAATCCTTGCTCACTCACCCTAACCACAGCTTGCAAAGAATTAATTTACCAATTTAATACCAAGAATCTCATGCTCTCAACATCCAAATAGCAGAATATATAACTAGCCTTTCAAATATGGGTAAGATCTGAGCCAGTATATCCTCAAATTACAAAAAGAATTAGCTAAGTGAAAgggcaaaatagaaaaaataaacaaaaatgacaacacaGAGAAAgatatgttttctaaattttatctttataccACAGCTagaaaaaaaagcacaatttAGCCACAAGTTTTCCTCTAATTCATG
Encoded proteins:
- the MGST1 gene encoding microsomal glutathione S-transferase 1 encodes the protein MVDLAQLMENEVFMAFASYTTIVLSKMMFMSTATAFYRLTRKVFANPEDCASFGKGENAKKYLRVDDRVERVRRAHLNDLENIVPFLGIGLLYSLSGPDLSTAILHFRLFVGARIYHTISYLLPLPQPNRALAFFVGYGVTLSMAYRLLKTRLYL